The proteins below come from a single Cyanobacteria bacterium GSL.Bin1 genomic window:
- a CDS encoding photosystem I reaction center protein subunit XI, producing the protein MAETQNMQYIQPYNDDVYVGHLSTPISDSSFTRTFINNLPAYREGISPLLRGLEIGMAHGYFLVGPWTLLGPLRDSEGDAYLGGLIAAIGLILVATGGLSAYGLTAFPGDNSEAQYFEDRAPENIKTRQGWSQFTGGFFVGAMGGAFVAYFLLENFSVVDSMLRGIVN; encoded by the coding sequence ATGGCTGAAACACAAAATATGCAATATATTCAACCTTACAATGATGATGTCTATGTCGGGCATCTTTCCACACCTATTTCCGATTCCAGTTTCACTCGTACTTTTATTAATAACCTTCCTGCTTATCGGGAAGGAATTTCTCCCTTACTACGCGGTTTAGAAATTGGCATGGCCCATGGGTATTTCCTCGTTGGTCCTTGGACGTTACTCGGTCCTTTACGGGATAGCGAAGGCGATGCCTATTTAGGCGGTTTGATTGCGGCAATTGGGCTCATTTTAGTGGCAACAGGCGGCTTGTCTGCTTATGGTTTAACAGCCTTTCCCGGTGATAATTCAGAAGCCCAATATTTTGAAGATCGCGCTCCTGAAAATATAAAAACTCGCCAAGGTTGGAGTCAATTTACCGGCGGCTTTTTTGTCGGTGCGATGGGAGGAGCATTTGTGGCATATTTCTTGTTAGAAAACTTCTCGGTTGTTGATAGTATGTTACGAGGAATCGTCAACTAG
- a CDS encoding SHOCT domain-containing protein — protein sequence MTKHYFVASEPDTLNQIYRQVVLWFKDKEYEVESTQSGDVYLVQAAKTSWLRTVFGTNLAFKVNIYWSNVPTTAGEFIIETRVGKWVRNIAGAGITAMFTGGFTVFTGVAGASWALVLERDLLNHLQNSLSLRRVSETATRATSSSETINTQASSPARSQAITELKAEIEQLQEALSKEIISREEFQAKKQKLEEKIDEREMELLVEEKSNQLQAAFESGILDADEYEAKLQTVENSVREKLSKKQKLKEAKENGILTEEEYQAKLSQL from the coding sequence ATGACCAAACATTATTTTGTTGCAAGCGAACCCGATACCCTGAATCAAATTTACCGACAAGTGGTTTTGTGGTTCAAAGATAAAGAATATGAAGTAGAAAGTACCCAAAGCGGGGATGTTTATTTAGTACAAGCGGCAAAAACAAGCTGGCTGCGAACGGTCTTTGGAACCAATTTAGCCTTTAAGGTGAATATTTATTGGTCCAATGTGCCAACCACTGCCGGTGAATTTATCATTGAAACCCGCGTCGGAAAATGGGTGAGAAATATTGCTGGTGCTGGCATTACTGCTATGTTTACCGGTGGTTTTACCGTCTTTACGGGGGTAGCCGGTGCCAGTTGGGCGCTGGTTCTCGAACGCGATCTCCTAAATCATCTCCAAAATAGCCTCAGTTTAAGACGAGTCAGTGAAACCGCAACTCGTGCTACCTCCAGTTCAGAAACGATTAATACCCAGGCGTCTTCTCCGGCGCGATCGCAAGCGATTACAGAACTCAAAGCGGAAATTGAGCAGTTACAGGAAGCCTTAAGTAAAGAGATTATTAGTCGGGAGGAATTTCAAGCCAAGAAGCAAAAGTTGGAAGAAAAAATTGATGAACGGGAAATGGAGCTATTAGTGGAAGAAAAGAGCAATCAGTTACAAGCAGCATTTGAAAGTGGAATTTTAGATGCAGATGAATATGAGGCAAAATTACAAACCGTGGAAAACTCAGTGAGAGAGAAACTATCGAAAAAACAGAAGTTAAAAGAAGCAAAAGAAAACGGTATTTTAACGGAGGAAGAGTATCAAGCTAAGCTCTCTCAACTTTAA
- a CDS encoding photosystem I reaction center subunit VIII, protein MSGEYAASFLPLILIPTVCWLMPAVVMGLLFIYIESDA, encoded by the coding sequence ATGTCTGGAGAATACGCAGCTTCTTTTTTACCGCTCATTTTAATCCCGACAGTCTGCTGGTTAATGCCTGCTGTTGTCATGGGCTTACTCTTTATTTATATTGAGTCTGACGCCTAA